The genomic stretch cttcttcttcttcctcttctttctctctttttaattttcaaaatttggatTATTGTGTCTACACAATTACTGATTCTGGCCTCACTTTATTCTGCACTTATATACTACTCACCATTATCGTTTTTCCTACATTGAATTAATTTCTATTACAAAAATATATGAACACCACAGACTTGTATTTCAAGTGTTTGAAGTTTGAACTTGTCTCTTATTTGGATTTTTTGTAGGACTTGGATGATATGAACATAGAAATCATGAGGAATACACTTTACAAGGCATACCTTGAGGATTTTTACAGGTTTTGCCAGGTAAGTGGTCATTTTTCAGTGTAAAAGATCCTTTGCTTTTCTATACTTttaatctgtttttttttttgtttttataactTAAAAATCTGCATATAGAAACTTGGTGGGGCCACTGCAGAGCTTATGTCTGACCTCCTGGCATTTGAGGCTGATAGAAGAGCAGTCAATATCACTATAAACAGGTTCCACTCCGTGATAAATTTTCATAGTATCAGTTCCAGTACAGTATTTGACCCCCTCTCATGCTCCTTTCTCCAGCATTGGCACTGAGCTTACTCGGGAGGATCGTAGGAAGCTGTATTCTAATTTTGGCTTGCTGTGAGGATTCTGCATTCTTTATCTGGTTTTCTGGTGCCTCTTTTCCtgccactaactcattcttatTTGATAGATATCCTTATGGTCATGAGGAGCTTGCTATTTGTGAGGATATAGACCAGGTACTTAATTACTTTCCTAGTTTCCTTCATATACTCTCTTCTGGGAAGAGTCTTTAGTTTGTTTGTTAAGTGGTAATTTTGCCAAATGttatttgtgtgtgttttgcacccccccccccctcctccgacaaaagaaaaagatgtgATGGGCCATTGTTGTCTCAGAGCATACCTCAGAGAAGTTACACcaatttaaaagttaattaaagAATCATGTAAGGCTGAATATCCCTTTTTTTCTTCAGGGTCTAGCATTTAGGCTATGATATTCTTTATTTTACAAGTGTTTTGTACTAGTAATTACTTAAAAGTTATTTACAATATGATGCTTGAAGATCTCTGTGAACTGGTGCACTTTTCAATCTTCTATCCAAACAAAAGGGGTGAATACACATATTAAGACCTCAGTAGGATAAATTATTTCGAAACAAACTTGCTGCATGCTTGCTTTCCATCCTGACTATTTTCCCTTATCATTACTATATGATCGTTGGTTATTGTGTGGGTTACTTATCTAGCTGTCATATTTAAGTGGTCCATTTTCAATTTTGTCAAGTTAATAATGACACCCCCCATTTTGGAGGGGTCTTTTGCATCTTATATCATatagtgaaataagttggtttGTGGTGACAGACTGACAGTAGAGTAGTTAAGGTCTAATAACATTTCAACTTATACTCTGAGCTGTTTTAAATTTATTCCTCTAATCGTGGCCTTCTCATTCAGTATATTGTCATCTTCGTCAAATTCTTTAGTTTTTTAAGCAACTCATTTGTTTTGCCAAACTTTCTAGGTTCGTGGTGCCATGGAGAAGTATCCTCCTTATCAGTCCATCTTTTCCAAGTTATCCTATGGCGAGAGTCAGATGCTTGACAAGGCATTTTATGAAGAGGAAGTGAAACGACTTTGCTTATCATTTGAACAGCAGGTTTATTTTCCGGAGCTTGATGTTAAAATAGTTTTAAAATAGTACTCATTTATTACCAGTCACTTTAAACTATATTTCTGTAATTGTATGCATGATAACAAACATTCTATGTATTACCTGTATGAACTTTCCAGCGATTCATGAATACACAAAACTGATATCCTCACTTTGGTTTATGCAGTTCCATTACGCTGTATTCTTTGCTTACATGAGGTTGAGAGAGCAGGAGATCAGGAATTTGATGTGGATATCTGAATGTGTTGCCCAGAACCAGAAGTCGAGAGTGCATGATAGCGTTGTTTTCATATTTTAGCAAGTCTCATCATCATTGCATATTTATGTAAGTTGTTGTTTGCATCCAGCCCTTGGTTGATGGGAAGCTGCTGAGAGTATTTGTTCATACTTTCAACAATAAGTTACGTGGTTAAGTGGGAGATTTTCTATTGACATGAAATAGTCTGTGCCGACGAATTATTCTACTGCACAATAAGATAGCACAGATATGcttcatctttttcttttgtatttGGACATATATTTTGCTCGATCAACAGCAGTAAGAATGTGTAAATCACCCTAAAAGCTTTGCTTTGCTTTGCTATCTTCATGTATTGTTTGTTTGGAGAGATATGATGCTTTGAAACAATTTATTTGCATTTTGGCCATTTATTTTAGCTTTTTGCAGTTTGGtcaattattttatattgttgaTTGAGTTATGGTTCTTTCAATCAACAAAATTTTGTTCAGTTTGGTGATTGCAAGTTTGCAACTGCTAACCAGATTTTCAAATGTTGTCATTGCAAGTTTGCAATTTTATTTAGTTGAGAAGATTATGGTCATTCAATAACTGGGATGCACGTAGATTATCTTATGCGACCTGTATTTTACTTTGTTTTTTTGGCATCATGCCTATCTTTTAGtctatttattcaaattttgttttattggaaATGATATCAGACATATTCAACCTCCAAGTTGGCCTTTTACATATTTACAAATGATATATGTGGATGTAGTCCTGCAATTAACAAAGAGTTAAAGGAGCTGGTTGCATGTTCTTTTAAAACGGTTTATATGGttatgaaagaaaaacaaaatacacattgaGAATCAAGCTTGAGGTTCTCGAGAGATTCATCGATAGCTCAGTGTGAGAGTTGAGGGCTCTGGTTCTCTCTATCTTTCGACTAAACCATTTCTAACTTTATTAAGTAATTTTTCTAGGAAAACTGATGGATTTGTAGAAACAGAATAATATTTGTTCTCAGACCATCTCTAATCATACATTAAACTCTTTTTTGGTGTAGAAAACTTCGTCAATCATACATTAAaatcaaactcatttttggatTTAACTACGGAACAATATTAAATATGGTGCTACTGCAAAAATTTCCGAAATATTGCAAACAAcccattattatttaattaatgtgaACTAAAacatgaataataaattaaaacaacaaaatgaaaaaCGTAATCTAATTATTCGGTAAATCATAACTAGATCTTCCAATATTGTTGAAGTACGAAGAATATGTTTTAGTTGCATTATCATCTGGCCATTCTTGTTGTTGAGCTATTTTCTGTAAAATGTGTCGTTTTTCAACTTAAAAATAAGCACGACTATGAGGATAGTCTATGGAGCTCAAGTTCATAGGCATTGCATTATTTTCTTCCCTCATTGTTTTGTGTTCTTGGGCTACCTTTTGATTTTCCACAAACTTAGCCATATGATCATTTGCTTTTTTAACACCATTAATTCtctcattttgtttttcaaGAGCAAAGGGGAGGTATTGTTCTCAGACAGTCTGGTAGATCACTTTCAATGTAATATTTCCTCTGCATCCTGaaaaaaataggagtattaaatatttatCGGAATGCaaagtaatttattttaatacataAAAACAATACTACA from Salvia splendens isolate huo1 chromosome 15, SspV2, whole genome shotgun sequence encodes the following:
- the LOC121767994 gene encoding V-type proton ATPase subunit d1, translating into MYGFEAMTFNIHGGYLEAIVRGYRSGLLTAADYNNLCQCETLDDIKMHLSATEYGTYLQNEPSPLHTTTIVEKCTLKLVDEYKHMLTQATEPLSTFLEYITYGHMIDNVVLIVTGTLHERDVQELLEKCHPLGMFDSIATLAVAQNMRELYRLVLVDTPLAPYFSECITSEDLDDMNIEIMRNTLYKAYLEDFYRFCQKLGGATAELMSDLLAFEADRRAVNITINSIGTELTREDRRKLYSNFGLLYPYGHEELAICEDIDQVRGAMEKYPPYQSIFSKLSYGESQMLDKAFYEEEVKRLCLSFEQQFHYAVFFAYMRLREQEIRNLMWISECVAQNQKSRVHDSVVFIF